The following proteins are encoded in a genomic region of Nicotiana sylvestris chromosome 4, ASM39365v2, whole genome shotgun sequence:
- the LOC138868083 gene encoding pathogen-related protein-like, whose product MASLVGGGDKYRDYLSEEEVKNTKWRNGPPTYDVVDKLFEQERTHVWPEGSLEEKVQRLLKTWEMEIVHKADPNDFKTVDPTKFKISINGRKGLTPVESAKLGGSYNIFLQTSLPESVRVYNPDEETFESSQKVFRSIFLRGFAIEILHVYSGPPEIVYKFRHWGHMEGPFKGHAATGELVELFGIGTFELDKESNKIVKAEMFFDRGELLGGLVKGESNGELALAASKCPFMK is encoded by the exons ATGGCAAGTTTAGTAGGAGGGGGAGACAAATACAGAGATTACTTGAGTGAAGAAGAGGTTAAAAACACCAAATGGAGAAATGGTCCTCCTACCTATGATGTCGTCGATAAGCTCTTTGAACAAGAAAGAACTCAT GTATGGCCTGAAGGATCACTTGAAGAGAAAGTGCAGAGGCTGTTGAAGACTTGGGAAATGGAAATAGTCCACAAGGCAGATCCTAATGACTTCAAAACTGTTGATCCAACTAAGTTCAAGATTAGTATCAATG GCAGGAAAGGGTTGACACCGGTAGAATCTGCAAAGCTCGGTGGTAGCTATAACATATTCCTTCAAACATCATTGCCAGAGAGTGTTCGAGTCTACAACCCTGATGAGGAAACATTTGAATCATCACAGAAAGTTTTCAGATCCATATTTTTACGAGGATTCGCGATTGAAATCCTTCATGTTTATTCAGGACCACCAGAAATAGTGTACAAATTTAGGCATTGGGGTCACATGGAAGGTCCATTTAAAGGGCATGCTGCTACTGGTGAACTTGTAGAGCTCTTTGGGATTGGCACTTTTGAA TTGGACAAAGAGAGTAACAAGATCGTTAAGGCAGAGATGTTCTTTGATAGAGGAGAATTGCTTGGAGGCCTTGTGAAAGGAGAAAGCAATGGTGAATTGGCATTGGCTGCTTCAAAATGTCCTTTCATGAAATAA